AAACGGTGCGCACCGTTAGGCTTGGCACGAGGGTGAAGCATTTTGGAACGATAAAAATCATAGAAAATGTCCGGATGCAGCATAAAAAAATCAATACTTAACAGCTCCTCAGGTGAGTAGGGAGAATGCTGTTCTGTCTGATAAATCCCGGCAGCAGATCGAAAATCTGGAATTCCACTCTCAGTGGATGTGCCTGCTCCGCCAAAAAACACGATTTTGTTACTCTCACGAATCCACGTTATCAATGGTTCAAACGCATCAGCCATTATCTTGCCCTCCCTTCAGCAGAATTTGATCATAATGGGTAATCACGGTATCGGCATGCTTCAAATAGGATGTATTTCCTGATGGGACAATGCCGATATTCAGCTGAGTACCTGCACTTCTTCCCATTTGCATATCTCCGTTACTGTCACCGATGACAGCCAGCTGCTCAGGAGAAAGTCCAAGTGCTGCACAAGCCGCATGCACACTTTCAGGATCAGGCTTGCTGCTCGTTACCCGGTCAGATCCAATTATAACATCAAAATAGTCGAGAACATCCAGCCATTCAAGATGCAATGCAGCATTTGAAGTTAAATCTGCAGTCACTACACCCAGCAAGAGCCCCTGTGTCTTGCAACGGTCCAGAAACGGAATCAGTCCGTCCAGTGGAATTGCATGTTCCTTGTTTATCGAATCGTTGGCTCTCGCGCTAATCTCACGAATACAGGTTACTGCATCATTCCAAGGCATACCGGCTGCATACAGCTGCCAGGCAAGCACTGCGGTAGACTCGCTTACCGTCGCAATTGCAAACGGTCCTTCGGCATCATAACCTGCAACCTTTCCTTGCGCATCATACCTGGTCCCCAGCACCTGCTCCCGCTGTCCAGTAAAGCTCTTACCCATTCCAGCCAACTGAGCTTCCAGTGCATCCAGCACATAATCTCCCCAAGGAGTCCACAATGCCTCTATGT
This sequence is a window from Paenibacillus urinalis. Protein-coding genes within it:
- a CDS encoding HAD family hydrolase; protein product: MIQIALLKVGQKEANISGILFDKDGTLLDIEALWTPWGDYVLDALEAQLAGMGKSFTGQREQVLGTRYDAQGKVAGYDAEGPFAIATVSESTAVLAWQLYAAGMPWNDAVTCIREISARANDSINKEHAIPLDGLIPFLDRCKTQGLLLGVVTADLTSNAALHLEWLDVLDYFDVIIGSDRVTSSKPDPESVHAACAALGLSPEQLAVIGDSNGDMQMGRSAGTQLNIGIVPSGNTSYLKHADTVITHYDQILLKGGQDNG